A genome region from Alteripontixanthobacter maritimus includes the following:
- the murG gene encoding undecaprenyldiphospho-muramoylpentapeptide beta-N-acetylglucosaminyltransferase: protein MNATTDKGAAGAQPIPGGANRHFVLAAGGTGGHLVPAFALAAELERRGHHVALITDERGADIPGKPDFLPAHVLPAGRFGKNPLTWIKGIKAVWEGRRMALRLFESFQPSAVIGFGGYPALPTMLAATSAEIPAIVHEQNAVLGRVNRLMAGRVDAIATSYPKVERLAGKHANKAHLVGNPVRPAVLSLRDEPFPELSEDGLLRVLVTGGSQGARVLSEVVPDGLAMLPPALRSRLQVTQQCRAEDVDAVRGRYADHGIPAELGTYFEDMEARLADAHLFIGRAGASTIAELTAVGRPAILIPLPIATDDHQAANTREMTKAGGARMIRQPKSTIDDLSRKGEEANKQRLKQSDELQKLAKEICRQIRVLADQPDALANAAHAAWNCGRPKAAKDLADLVESFGGAELMDVIRVGGNNARGATQGHAVGQTATRDSVTEKGAK from the coding sequence ATGAATGCCACCACGGATAAAGGCGCGGCCGGCGCGCAGCCCATTCCTGGCGGCGCAAACAGGCATTTCGTCCTGGCAGCGGGCGGAACCGGTGGCCATCTGGTGCCCGCATTTGCGCTGGCGGCGGAACTGGAACGGCGCGGCCACCATGTCGCCTTGATAACCGACGAACGCGGCGCGGACATTCCGGGCAAACCCGATTTCCTGCCCGCTCACGTCCTTCCCGCAGGCCGCTTCGGCAAGAACCCGCTGACCTGGATCAAGGGCATCAAGGCCGTGTGGGAAGGGCGCAGGATGGCGCTTCGCCTGTTCGAAAGCTTCCAGCCGAGCGCCGTCATCGGCTTCGGCGGATACCCTGCCTTACCCACGATGCTGGCGGCAACATCCGCCGAAATTCCCGCGATCGTCCACGAACAAAATGCCGTATTGGGGCGTGTGAACCGGCTGATGGCCGGACGGGTCGATGCCATTGCGACCTCCTACCCCAAGGTGGAGCGTCTGGCTGGCAAACACGCGAACAAGGCGCATTTGGTTGGCAACCCGGTGCGTCCGGCTGTGCTTTCCCTGCGCGATGAACCATTTCCCGAACTGTCCGAGGACGGGTTGTTGCGCGTGCTGGTGACAGGGGGAAGCCAGGGTGCGCGGGTCTTGTCAGAAGTGGTGCCGGACGGTCTCGCCATGCTGCCGCCTGCCTTGCGCAGCCGTCTGCAGGTCACGCAGCAATGCCGCGCAGAGGATGTGGACGCGGTGCGGGGGCGGTATGCGGACCATGGCATCCCCGCCGAACTCGGTACTTATTTCGAGGATATGGAAGCGCGCCTCGCCGATGCGCATCTGTTCATCGGCCGCGCGGGTGCATCGACAATTGCCGAACTTACCGCCGTGGGCCGGCCTGCCATCCTGATCCCGCTCCCCATCGCGACCGACGACCATCAGGCTGCCAACACCCGCGAAATGACGAAGGCAGGCGGCGCGCGCATGATCCGGCAGCCGAAAAGCACTATTGATGATCTAAGCCGCAAGGGTGAGGAAGCGAACAAGCAGCGTCTGAAACAATCGGACGAATTGCAGAAGTTGGCGAAAGAAATTTGTCGCCAGATCAGGGTTCTTGCCGATCAGCCGGACGCGCTTGCCAACGCCGCCCATGCCGCATGGAATTGCGGGCGACCCAAGGCGGCGAAGGACTTGGCCGATCTGGTCGAAAGCTTCGGCGGGGCAGAATTGATGGATGTGATCCGGGTCGGCGGCAACAATGCGCGCGGCGCTACGCAGGGCCATGCGGTGGGCCAGACCGCCACGCGCGACAGCGTAACCGAAAAGGGCGCGAAATGA
- the murC gene encoding UDP-N-acetylmuramate--L-alanine ligase, with product MSGVSTDIGTIHFVGIGGIGMSGIAEVMHNLGYTVQGSDIAEGPSVERLRARGIEVSIGHAEENVDGVAVVVTSTAVRRTNPEVAAALENRIPVVRRAEMLAELMRLKRTVAVAGTHGKTTTTSMIAALLDAGGVDPTVINGGIINQYGSNARLGDSEWMVVEADESDGSFLRLDGQIAVVTNIDPEHLDHYGSFDAVKDAFVEFIENVPFYGVAVLCIDHPEVQGVISKVRDRRVLTYGFSAQADLRGENIRSEGGSNVFDAVLRARDGSVTRIDDIRLPMPGRHNVQNALAAVAVALEMGCDTDIICNGFAQFDGVKRRFSHVGETGGAAIIDDYAHHPVEIRAVLSAAREAVSSAKVPGRVIAVAQPHRYSRLGDLMEDFQTAFNDADIIYVTPVYTAGEDPIEGVSADALVSGLRDRGHRSASVVANAEELAVELAGVVQEGDMVVCLGAGDITKWAASLADAVDTKRAAA from the coding sequence ATGAGCGGCGTTTCCACCGATATCGGGACCATCCACTTCGTCGGCATCGGCGGCATCGGCATGTCCGGCATCGCGGAAGTGATGCACAATCTGGGCTACACCGTGCAGGGTAGCGACATTGCCGAAGGGCCCAGCGTGGAACGCCTGCGTGCGCGCGGTATCGAAGTATCCATCGGCCATGCGGAAGAAAATGTCGACGGCGTGGCGGTGGTTGTCACTTCGACTGCAGTGCGCCGCACGAACCCCGAAGTGGCCGCCGCGCTGGAAAACCGCATTCCCGTGGTACGTCGCGCCGAAATGCTGGCCGAACTGATGCGGCTGAAGCGCACCGTTGCGGTCGCCGGAACGCATGGCAAGACCACTACCACCAGCATGATCGCTGCATTGCTCGATGCAGGAGGGGTTGACCCGACTGTCATCAACGGCGGCATCATCAATCAGTACGGTTCCAACGCCCGGCTGGGTGACAGCGAATGGATGGTTGTGGAAGCCGACGAAAGCGACGGCAGCTTCCTGCGTCTGGACGGTCAGATCGCGGTCGTGACCAATATCGATCCCGAACACCTCGACCATTATGGCAGCTTCGACGCCGTAAAAGACGCGTTCGTGGAATTTATCGAGAACGTGCCGTTCTACGGCGTGGCGGTGCTGTGCATCGACCATCCCGAAGTGCAAGGCGTCATCAGCAAGGTGCGCGACCGGCGCGTGCTGACATATGGCTTTTCCGCGCAGGCCGATCTGCGCGGAGAGAATATTCGCAGCGAAGGCGGCTCCAACGTGTTCGATGCGGTGCTGCGAGCCCGCGATGGTAGTGTGACGCGGATCGATGACATTCGCCTTCCCATGCCCGGACGGCACAATGTCCAGAACGCGCTGGCAGCAGTGGCCGTAGCGCTGGAAATGGGCTGCGACACGGACATCATCTGCAATGGTTTTGCACAGTTCGACGGGGTGAAGCGGCGCTTCTCGCATGTCGGCGAGACTGGCGGAGCCGCGATAATAGACGATTATGCCCATCACCCGGTGGAAATTCGTGCCGTGCTGTCGGCAGCGCGCGAAGCGGTCAGCAGCGCGAAAGTCCCGGGCCGGGTCATCGCGGTAGCGCAGCCGCATCGCTATTCCAGGCTGGGCGATCTGATGGAGGACTTCCAGACCGCCTTCAACGATGCGGATATCATCTATGTGACACCCGTCTACACGGCCGGCGAAGACCCTATCGAAGGCGTTAGCGCTGACGCTCTTGTGTCTGGCCTACGTGATCGCGGCCACCGGTCCGCTTCCGTCGTGGCCAATGCCGAGGAGTTGGCAGTCGAACTGGCAGGAGTGGTCCAGGAAGGCGATATGGTTGTCTGCCTTGGTGCGGGCGACATAACCAAATGGGCCGCCAGTCTTGCCGATGCTGTCGATACCAAACGAGCTGCGGCATGA